Sequence from the Fusarium oxysporum Fo47 chromosome VI, complete sequence genome:
TCAGTGGGCGGTTTGACCGGCACATGTAACAGGGCCGACCGATTAATGCCTGCGCCAGGAGGTCCATAAGAGGTTGGGGGCGCAAATCTGCTATTGAATCCATGCTGCGTGTGCGGGTTTTGTGGTCCTGATGGTTGCTCAACAGGCTTCGCACCAAAGGGATgtgatgtcgctgaagagcctATATCTGGCAATGCAGCCGAACTCGCAACGGCTGATGAaagatggcgatggagaGATAAGTAATATCCATAACCTAGATATCGGTTCTGTAGCGCATTGACGGCCGCATCGATCTCGTTCGCAGGTGTTTCCTGGGACAACGTGACAATCGAAACGGCATGCTTTCTTTCCGAGTTCCCAGAGCTGCTCGAAGGTGTGATTTTGACATTCTCGACTGTCAGATTGTCTGGGATCAGGGCCTTGATCGTGGCTGGGGAAGTTCCTGGAGGAATGTTCGACAGTCGCAGTGTAGGTTTCGCTATAGCCTTCTCTTCTGCCCTATCCGTCACACCGTCcatatcttcatcatcgcttGTATTGAAAGCTCTCGCTGCTGGGATCGGCCCTCCTCCACTGGCTCCCTCATCATAGCCCAGGACTCCCTTATCCCGCGATGGCCGCGCAAAGTCCTGGAAAGATCGCTTTTTCGCGAACGAGGATGGCGGAGGTCCCAAGCTTCCTGGTCCGCTCTTCAGTCCCGATGTCCCAAAATGTCGTCTTCCTGGTCCCGAGGGTGGTGGCGGGCCTCCAAATCCATGTCGCGGGCGTGGAGGTGCTGAAGAGCTGGGTGCGTTGTGTCCATCGTAGTCATCATCGCGGTCGAAACTTTTGACGAATTCATTATATACCGCGGCGGTTTCTGCCTCTTCTCGTAGTCGCttggcttcagcttctgcCTTTTGTTTCTCGAAAGCGGACTGCTTGGTCGGTTTTTGCAGCTTGGCTTCCAAGCTTGGGAATTCGGATACGCCCTTTCCGGAGGACATTTTCGGTTTCGATTTGTAGTTTGTTGATTCAGTGCATCTCTGTTGTCGCACGCGAAGTATACCCAGTCTCCATCGAGATGCAGACCGTTGAAAGAAAGACTGAACACAACGTTGATTGGAGTTATGGTTAGCTGTCGCAATACCTAGTCACAGCGCGTCCCCGAAGCTCCAGTTCAGTGGGACTCGTCACTGTAAGCCTTATCGCTTACGATGTGCTAGTTTTAATGGGGTATAACGCAATTCGGTATTTCGAGGTCAACTACCCTATGGTTCCATAAGTGAGTTGCAGTTTCGGCACCTATCGACTGTGGTTTCGGGCTGAAGACATTTGCTTGATATGACCAAGAAGGGGAGATGCAGCTTGATGAAATGTTTTTGCGTTGTAGCGAGTCTCCCGTGAAAGTGGCTTCTAAAATCGGAGAAATATTAACACATAACGGAGGTAATATTCTTGACAAAAGCGACAGAAGGCTCTTGATGTAAGCTGTTAGGACGCAACTCTACACCCTAAAACAAACCAAGTGGGACGATGAAGTATGATCACTGCAAATGCTCAAAATAGGCTAATCAGCTTCTCATATCTTGTTTAAGCGTGTCTTGGGCCATTTTCTCGACAATGTGTGTTATGCCGCTATCGGCATCACGTGATACCCTTTAGAGGGGGAAAGATTTGAACTGAAGCTGGAGAATATTATTCGGAGTGGTGACTGAAGCATACTACAATCTTCAGTTCACTTCAATATCTACACTTCAAGATGTCGAACCCGGACCAATCACCATGCAGAATTCTAGTAATGGCCTCTGGTTTTGGCTCTAACTTCCAGGCTCTCATTGATGCGATATCTACCGGTTCACTCCCAAATAGTCGTATCATTTCTCTCATTGTGAACCGACGGAACGCACACGCAACTGTCCGAGCCGAGAAAGCTGGTACGAGCCCTCTCACAAAATCTTATACGTCGTGCTAGTCCATACGACTTTCATGTGTATATACTAACTCGCGACCAAGGCATTCCTTGGCAATACTTTAACTTGATCTCTCACGGATTCTTGGAAAAGGGAGAAACCGACGAGCAGAAAGTGACTGAAGGTCGTCGGAAATATGACGCTGCGTTGGCCGAAAAGATTCTCTCAGCCGACGAGAAGCCTGAGCTTATTGTTCTCGCTGGTTGGATGCACGTCTTCTCAACTGCTTTCCTGGACCCTATCCAGAAAGCTGGTCTGAACGTCATTAACTTGCACCCGTGAGTATAATGAATTACGTCTTTGCAAATTACCGGATCATTAACAAAACCACACAGTGCTCTACCAGGAGAGTTTGACGGAGCCAATGCGATCGAGCGAGCTTATGATGAGTTCAAGGCTGGTCGACTAACACGCTCAGGCATCATGGCCCACTACGTGATCGCTGAAGTAGACAGGGGTACTCCTATCCTGGTCAAGGAAATTGAGTGGAAGGGAGAGGACCTAGCACAGTATAAGGAGAAGGTACACTCTCATGAGCACGAGTTGATCGTCAATGCGACTGCAAAGGTGGCACAGGAGACAGTCAAGAACAGAAGGTCATAAAAAGGAAACGACATAAATACTGCTATAACAGCACTGCACAATGACTATGAATGATGTGAGATGATACAAACTTCATATA
This genomic interval carries:
- a CDS encoding formyl transferase; its protein translation is MSNPDQSPCRILVMASGFGSNFQALIDAISTGSLPNSRIISLIVNRRNAHATVRAEKAGIPWQYFNLISHGFLEKGETDEQKVTEGRRKYDAALAEKILSADEKPELIVLAGWMHVFSTAFLDPIQKAGLNVINLHPALPGEFDGANAIERAYDEFKAGRLTRSGIMAHYVIAEVDRGTPILVKEIEWKGEDLAQYKEKVHSHEHELIVNATAKVAQETVKNRRS